A genome region from bacterium includes the following:
- a CDS encoding T9SS type A sorting domain-containing protein produces the protein MVRIKGILIILVISVFALTSYADGFINEYPNGNSVNEIVFQGNYAWSATYGSLVRWDRRDGSYIQFTTKDGLASNNVTGIVIDDNGKLWIATTKGVNVYDGQSFTTLTTENSGLADYRILSITKSNDGTLWFGTTLGISKFDGDSWKSYSIDDIVTDHRAGGYVTDIVIDHTGKIWAVVFKYDYGIEMNTRLYLSSFDGTAWTVHNDADGTLKALQVEAIAIDNNNTVWAATRGNDVTGPVYTFDGTAWTDTGIDGVNDISVADDGTVYLARGNIFNSRNTNPSITKFDGSSFTELPLSGLFGYQPTIYSNVFPDESGTFWFVVKPGNTAYILYSYDGVNIHQHSTVGPLSFDVNEMIVDSSNTKWLATNYGLSRFDGTTWENIVFDVKPEDVAGSGLGVLANDFANMIRDIAIDKDGTIWLATYLGIRKIDSTGETLYNTWNSEELPGMPGGVNQVVIDNNGVKWFAGNYWLYRYDGESWSTVQFGKLEGVVRSMEVDHNNVLWFGIGFADGVKVKSGVASFDGTTWTYYDIDNSPLKGDLARIAIAADNTKWIATSEGYYKFDGTTWTSYEDIKNASYPQYQPYDILIDKDGIVWFMVSGCLHSFDGSVWDDHGKKSFGVPCQFVIDNTDEVWVVSKNAAGYMASFNKNAIRTDVAARDEIPSAIAIKGNYPNPFNPSTTIEFTLTESGRAQLDIYNTAGQKVRTLLTETMMPGVYSAFWNGCDEYGKAVSSGVYFSRITMNGRSAAGRMLLMK, from the coding sequence ATGGTACGAATAAAAGGTATTCTCATAATACTGGTCATCTCGGTTTTCGCGCTCACATCATATGCCGATGGGTTTATAAACGAATATCCCAATGGTAACAGTGTAAATGAGATCGTCTTCCAGGGTAATTATGCATGGAGCGCCACCTACGGCAGTCTCGTCCGCTGGGACAGGCGTGACGGCTCATATATCCAGTTCACTACCAAAGACGGTCTTGCGAGCAATAATGTTACGGGCATTGTTATCGATGACAACGGTAAACTCTGGATAGCGACAACAAAGGGTGTGAATGTTTATGACGGTCAGAGCTTCACAACGCTGACTACTGAAAACAGCGGATTGGCGGATTACCGTATTCTCAGCATAACCAAATCGAATGATGGCACTCTCTGGTTTGGTACAACGCTCGGAATATCGAAATTCGATGGAGATTCATGGAAAAGCTACTCCATCGATGATATCGTTACCGATCACCGGGCGGGCGGTTATGTTACAGATATCGTTATTGATCATACCGGAAAAATATGGGCTGTTGTATTTAAGTATGATTACGGAATTGAGATGAATACACGGCTGTATTTGTCCAGTTTCGACGGCACCGCATGGACGGTCCACAACGATGCCGATGGCACGTTGAAGGCTCTTCAGGTCGAAGCGATAGCAATCGATAACAACAACACTGTCTGGGCTGCGACCCGGGGCAATGATGTCACAGGGCCTGTTTACACATTCGACGGCACCGCATGGACGGATACCGGTATCGATGGCGTCAACGATATCTCGGTGGCCGACGATGGTACCGTCTATCTCGCGCGGGGCAATATCTTTAATAGCAGGAACACCAATCCAAGCATCACAAAATTCGATGGCTCGTCTTTTACCGAGCTGCCTCTTTCCGGTCTTTTCGGTTATCAACCTACTATATATTCAAATGTTTTCCCTGATGAATCAGGAACATTCTGGTTCGTGGTTAAACCGGGAAACACTGCATATATTCTGTATTCCTATGATGGTGTGAATATCCACCAGCATTCGACAGTCGGGCCTCTGAGTTTTGATGTGAATGAAATGATTGTTGACAGCTCGAACACCAAATGGCTGGCGACCAATTACGGGCTTTCCAGATTCGATGGAACCACATGGGAAAATATTGTTTTCGATGTCAAACCCGAGGATGTCGCTGGTTCCGGTCTGGGGGTGCTTGCCAATGATTTTGCCAACATGATACGCGATATAGCCATCGATAAAGATGGAACCATCTGGCTGGCAACGTATCTGGGTATCAGGAAAATCGACAGTACAGGCGAAACGCTCTACAACACATGGAACTCCGAAGAACTTCCGGGAATGCCGGGCGGTGTCAATCAGGTGGTTATCGACAATAATGGCGTCAAATGGTTTGCCGGTAACTACTGGCTCTACCGTTATGACGGTGAATCGTGGTCAACAGTACAGTTCGGGAAACTTGAAGGCGTGGTACGTTCGATGGAAGTGGACCATAATAATGTTTTATGGTTCGGTATAGGATTTGCTGATGGAGTTAAAGTGAAAAGCGGAGTCGCAAGCTTCGACGGGACAACCTGGACGTACTATGACATCGATAACAGCCCGCTCAAAGGCGATCTCGCGAGAATTGCCATAGCTGCCGACAACACGAAATGGATAGCGACAAGCGAAGGGTATTACAAATTCGACGGGACAACCTGGACATCGTATGAGGATATCAAGAACGCATCCTATCCCCAATATCAGCCATACGACATACTCATCGACAAGGACGGGATTGTCTGGTTCATGGTGTCGGGCTGTCTCCACTCGTTCGATGGCTCAGTTTGGGACGATCACGGTAAGAAGTCGTTTGGTGTTCCCTGCCAGTTTGTAATCGACAATACGGACGAAGTATGGGTTGTTTCCAAAAACGCTGCCGGTTATATGGCGAGCTTCAACAAGAATGCCATCAGAACCGATGTCGCCGCCCGGGATGAAATACCATCCGCCATCGCCATCAAGGGCAACTACCCGAATCCGTTCAATCCTTCGACGACCATCGAATTCACCCTCACGGAATCGGGACGCGCGCAGCTCGACATTTATAACACCGCAGGCCAGAAGGTCCGGACACTCCTTACGGAAACTATGATGCCCGGTGTTTACAGCGCTTTCTGGAACGGCTGCGACGAGTATGGCAAGGCTGTTTCATCGGGTGTATATTTCTCCCGTATCACCATGAATGGCCGAAGCGCGGCAGGGCGCATGCTCCTCATGAAGTAA
- a CDS encoding acetyltransferase, with protein MENILHPSARIGANVAIGHYTVIEHDAVIGDDCVIGHHAVIHAGSKIGKGVRIDDHAVIGKLPATARRSKTTAAGRILEPVVIGDESIIGTGAIVYAGAVLGAGVLVADTAAVREDVTIGDYTIIGRNATIENKVTVGARCKIMSHAYICAFSEIGDDCFIAPCVATSNDTYVGRWKERTKYYKGVTVRTGGRIGVNATTLPGRTVGPDGLVAAGTVVTKDVPDSTIVCGNPGKPLRPVPENQLLKNQEN; from the coding sequence ATGGAAAACATACTGCATCCGAGCGCCCGTATCGGTGCCAATGTCGCCATCGGTCACTACACCGTAATCGAGCACGACGCTGTCATCGGCGATGACTGTGTCATCGGCCACCATGCCGTCATCCACGCCGGTTCGAAAATCGGCAAAGGCGTCCGTATCGATGATCATGCGGTCATAGGCAAACTTCCCGCCACGGCGCGCCGGAGCAAGACAACGGCTGCCGGGCGCATCCTCGAACCGGTCGTCATCGGCGATGAATCCATCATCGGTACCGGGGCAATCGTCTATGCCGGCGCAGTATTGGGCGCCGGAGTTCTTGTGGCCGACACAGCCGCAGTCCGTGAGGATGTAACCATCGGCGATTACACAATCATCGGCCGTAACGCCACCATCGAGAACAAGGTCACCGTCGGGGCGCGGTGCAAGATCATGAGCCATGCCTATATCTGTGCATTCTCCGAGATCGGCGACGACTGTTTCATCGCCCCCTGCGTCGCGACTTCGAACGATACCTATGTGGGAAGATGGAAGGAACGCACTAAATACTATAAAGGTGTGACAGTCAGGACAGGCGGCCGTATCGGCGTCAACGCAACGACACTGCCGGGAAGGACTGTCGGCCCGGACGGCCTCGTTGCAGCCGGCACGGTTGTCACGAAGGATGTCCCGGATTCGACCATCGTGTGCGGAAATCCGGGAAAACCGCTCCGTCCCGTACCGGAAAATCAACTGCTTAAAAACCAGGAGAACTGA
- a CDS encoding DegT/DnrJ/EryC1/StrS family aminotransferase — translation MKVPLLDLKAQYAAIRDEIEPVVREVFESQYFIMGPKVKEFEEQVARYSGAKHAIGCASGTDALLLALMALDVGPGDEVITSPYTFFATGGSVARLGAKLVFCDIKPDTYNLDPDLLEGAITERTKAVIPIHLYGLVAEMDRINKIAHARNIAVIEDAAQAIGAAAPYGTAGALGDMGCFSFFPSKNLGGAGDGGMVATNDDGYAERVGILRLHGSQPKYYHKVVGINSRLDALQAVVLSVKLRHLDDWSAGRLKNAMTYNRLFTEKGLSGTVTVPVIPEGYRHIFNQYIIRVPRRDELRKHLSEHGIGTEIYYPVPLHLQECFANLGYREGDMPESEEAARLTLALPIYPELTGEMQEYVIDTIRDFYQHP, via the coding sequence ATGAAGGTTCCGCTGCTCGATCTGAAAGCCCAGTATGCCGCAATCCGCGATGAGATAGAACCCGTTGTCCGGGAGGTCTTCGAGAGCCAGTATTTCATTATGGGCCCGAAGGTGAAAGAATTCGAGGAACAGGTTGCCCGTTATTCCGGCGCGAAACATGCAATCGGCTGCGCTTCCGGAACCGATGCGCTGCTCCTTGCGCTCATGGCGCTCGATGTGGGACCGGGAGACGAGGTGATCACCTCTCCCTATACCTTTTTCGCCACGGGAGGCTCGGTCGCCCGTCTCGGCGCAAAGCTCGTGTTCTGCGATATCAAACCCGATACCTACAACCTCGATCCCGATCTTCTCGAAGGCGCGATAACCGAAAGAACCAAAGCTGTCATTCCCATACACCTGTACGGTCTTGTAGCCGAGATGGACAGGATCAATAAGATCGCCCATGCCCGCAACATCGCCGTCATCGAGGACGCCGCACAGGCTATCGGAGCCGCGGCTCCGTACGGAACCGCGGGCGCTCTCGGCGACATGGGGTGTTTCTCCTTCTTCCCGTCCAAAAACCTCGGAGGTGCGGGCGACGGTGGCATGGTGGCGACGAATGACGACGGATATGCGGAACGCGTCGGAATTCTACGTCTTCATGGCTCGCAGCCGAAGTACTATCACAAGGTTGTCGGTATCAATTCACGGCTCGATGCGCTTCAGGCTGTCGTTCTCTCGGTGAAGCTTCGCCACCTCGACGATTGGTCGGCGGGACGGCTCAAAAACGCCATGACCTACAACCGCCTGTTTACCGAAAAGGGGCTGTCCGGCACGGTTACGGTTCCGGTTATTCCGGAGGGATACCGCCATATTTTCAACCAGTATATCATCAGGGTTCCCCGCCGCGACGAACTGAGAAAGCACCTTTCGGAACACGGCATCGGCACCGAGATTTACTACCCGGTTCCCCTCCATCTCCAGGAATGCTTTGCCAACCTCGGTTACCGTGAGGGTGACATGCCGGAAAGCGAAGAAGCCGCACGGTTGACGCTGGCGCTTCCCATCTATCCCGAGCTTACCGGAGAGATGCAGGAATATGTCATCGATACGATACGGGATTTTTACCAGCACCCATAA
- a CDS encoding glycosyltransferase family 4 protein, with product MKVCHLTSVHIPFDTRIFHKECRSLADAGYEVHLVAPHDRDEVVDGVRIHAVRRRHSKLKRMMFSPVDVLRKALKIDAPLYHFHDPELIPAGLILRALGKSVIYDVHEDYPETVPNKQVVPRAFGQPAGLIMRLIERCASPLFSAVVVVTPAIHARFRSYTGKTHLIYNFPIVRDHGAIPWESREDAVCYLGSIASNRGILEMVKAIALVREKIPAKLILAGDFTSKSLEREISALPEFSSVEYHGFVEFDESDKLLARAKAGLIVVHPEQRYRVSYPNKLFEYMMAGIPVIASDFPLWREMIEESQCGILVDPLDPDAIADAIVTMLQNPGEAQAMGTRGHEAAKEKYRWENENRKLLTLYESLPGGHS from the coding sequence ATGAAAGTCTGTCATTTAACCTCGGTTCATATCCCGTTTGATACCCGTATTTTTCATAAGGAATGCAGGAGTCTCGCCGACGCCGGATATGAGGTTCACCTTGTCGCTCCGCACGACAGGGACGAGGTTGTGGACGGCGTTCGTATCCATGCTGTCCGCAGACGTCACAGCAAGCTGAAACGGATGATGTTCTCCCCTGTCGATGTTCTGAGAAAAGCCCTGAAAATCGATGCGCCCCTTTACCATTTTCACGATCCCGAGCTCATTCCGGCCGGGCTGATTCTCCGCGCTCTCGGCAAGTCCGTAATCTATGATGTGCATGAGGATTATCCGGAGACCGTTCCGAACAAGCAGGTGGTACCCCGCGCTTTCGGTCAGCCGGCGGGACTGATCATGAGGTTGATCGAACGCTGCGCATCCCCGCTTTTCTCCGCCGTTGTCGTTGTCACACCCGCAATCCATGCCCGTTTCCGGTCATACACGGGGAAAACGCATCTGATTTACAATTTTCCTATTGTCAGGGATCACGGGGCCATACCATGGGAAAGCCGTGAAGACGCAGTATGTTATCTGGGTTCCATCGCATCGAACCGGGGCATACTGGAGATGGTGAAAGCCATTGCGCTCGTACGGGAGAAAATCCCCGCAAAGCTGATTCTTGCCGGGGATTTTACATCGAAATCACTGGAACGGGAAATCAGCGCCCTTCCGGAGTTCTCCTCGGTCGAGTATCACGGATTCGTGGAGTTCGATGAATCCGACAAGCTCCTGGCGCGGGCTAAAGCGGGCCTTATCGTCGTTCATCCCGAGCAGCGGTATCGTGTTTCGTATCCGAATAAACTGTTCGAATACATGATGGCGGGAATACCGGTTATCGCTTCGGATTTCCCGCTCTGGCGTGAAATGATCGAAGAATCGCAATGCGGTATCCTCGTCGACCCGCTCGATCCGGATGCCATAGCCGATGCCATTGTCACCATGCTGCAGAATCCCGGCGAAGCACAGGCCATGGGCACACGGGGCCATGAAGCCGCGAAAGAAAAATACCGGTGGGAAAACGAGAACAGGAAGCTCCTCACACTCTACGAGTCTCTCCCCGGCGGGCATTCATAG
- a CDS encoding cytochrome c family protein → MKRKLCACITGIVVVALGVLFSPYSGYAQEGDHGYVSSKGCGMCHKPIKGVWDNHSHARMLRPVEGGAAPEGVDVTLPEGMTWADLTYLIGGDKHYARFVNSKGYVATGEKAQWSLDGKAMTAFKPDIPNGTLKYECIKCHVVGWSATDTYEKGVKNELEGIPGKWYENSVGCEACHGPGHEHVILKGKSDLKKKDAKADLKIVVTKKSDLCGECHKRNADDKINVKAPELIESRQQYSEMKLNKKGKMNYPRCVDCHNPHATSRTDDGFVKQCEDCHKGDHAKPVKIAAMKDLTCRQCHMPLAVRGAFDSMEKGYHRGDAHSHIFGITLDPDYKLDDGTGHATINGDGFARLTVEMTCYACHQSGAASDKSREVLLEMGKQVH, encoded by the coding sequence ATGAAAAGGAAACTGTGTGCCTGCATAACGGGGATTGTGGTCGTAGCGCTCGGCGTTCTGTTTTCCCCTTACTCCGGATACGCTCAGGAAGGCGACCACGGATATGTGAGCTCGAAAGGATGCGGCATGTGCCACAAGCCGATAAAGGGAGTGTGGGACAACCACAGTCATGCCCGCATGCTCCGTCCGGTCGAGGGTGGCGCCGCGCCCGAAGGGGTCGATGTGACCCTGCCCGAAGGGATGACATGGGCAGACCTGACATACCTCATCGGCGGTGACAAGCATTATGCCCGTTTTGTCAATTCCAAAGGGTATGTGGCTACCGGCGAAAAAGCCCAGTGGTCGCTCGATGGCAAAGCGATGACCGCATTCAAGCCCGATATTCCGAACGGCACGCTCAAATACGAGTGCATCAAGTGCCATGTGGTCGGCTGGTCTGCGACGGATACCTATGAAAAAGGTGTGAAAAACGAGCTCGAAGGAATACCCGGCAAGTGGTACGAAAACAGTGTCGGCTGCGAGGCATGCCACGGCCCCGGGCATGAACATGTGATTCTCAAGGGGAAAAGCGACCTCAAGAAAAAGGACGCCAAGGCAGACCTCAAAATAGTCGTAACCAAAAAATCCGATCTCTGCGGCGAATGCCACAAGCGCAACGCGGACGACAAGATCAATGTCAAAGCCCCCGAACTTATCGAGAGCAGACAGCAGTACTCCGAGATGAAATTAAATAAAAAAGGCAAAATGAATTATCCGCGCTGTGTCGACTGCCATAATCCCCATGCCACATCACGTACCGATGACGGGTTTGTCAAACAGTGCGAGGACTGCCACAAGGGTGATCACGCCAAGCCGGTCAAGATCGCGGCCATGAAGGATCTCACCTGCCGTCAGTGCCATATGCCGCTCGCCGTCCGTGGAGCATTTGACTCCATGGAGAAGGGATATCACAGGGGCGATGCGCACTCCCATATTTTCGGAATCACTCTCGACCCGGACTACAAACTCGATGACGGCACCGGGCACGCTACTATCAACGGCGACGGTTTCGCTCGGCTCACGGTCGAGATGACCTGCTATGCCTGCCACCAGTCCGGCGCTGCAAGCGACAAAAGCCGTGAAGTGCTCCTGGAGATGGGCAAACAAGTACATTAA